In Paenibacillus sonchi, a single genomic region encodes these proteins:
- a CDS encoding type I polyketide synthase: MADPSDYNGLEIAVIGLACRFPGADNREQFWNNLKDGLESVTVFTDEELRREGVTAEFLSNENYVKAGAVLDRFEYFDERFFGYSPKDALVMDPQVRLFHEVAWESLEDAGYVPDTYPGLIGVFAGASSNYNWNARVYSYEGEHRDAFSEIQLSNKDFLASRISYKFNLKGPSMTITTACSTSLTAIHTACRSLLSGECDMAIAGGSSILIPHRSGYLYQEGHFLSKDGHIRAFDEQASGILFGNGTGAVVLKPLENALADKDHIWAVIKGSAVNNDGNRKAGYMAPSVEGQREVIESALQVSEVGPDSISYIETHGTGTQLGDTIEFTALQKVFHTRQSPCILGSVKNNIGHLDAASGVAGFMKAVLALKHRQIPPMVNFAKSNPLLEMEKYPFAINTKLLDWPLSPYPLRAGVSSFGVGG; the protein is encoded by the coding sequence ATGGCTGATCCATCAGATTACAACGGATTAGAGATAGCCGTTATCGGCTTGGCATGCCGGTTTCCGGGAGCAGACAACCGCGAACAATTCTGGAACAATCTAAAGGACGGACTGGAGTCAGTTACCGTTTTTACGGATGAAGAGCTGAGGCGTGAAGGGGTCACGGCTGAGTTCCTAAGCAATGAGAACTATGTAAAAGCGGGCGCGGTTCTGGACCGGTTTGAGTATTTTGATGAAAGATTTTTTGGCTACAGCCCCAAAGATGCGCTGGTGATGGACCCGCAGGTGCGGTTGTTTCATGAGGTGGCCTGGGAATCGCTGGAGGATGCAGGGTACGTCCCCGATACTTATCCCGGCTTGATTGGCGTGTTTGCCGGGGCGTCCAGCAACTACAACTGGAATGCGAGAGTCTATTCCTATGAAGGGGAGCACCGGGACGCCTTTTCCGAGATTCAGTTGAGCAATAAGGATTTTCTTGCTTCCCGGATTTCCTACAAGTTCAATCTGAAAGGCCCGAGCATGACGATCACGACAGCCTGCTCCACATCGCTTACTGCCATTCACACGGCTTGCCGGAGTCTGCTGAGCGGCGAATGTGACATGGCAATTGCAGGCGGAAGCTCGATCTTAATTCCGCATCGGAGCGGATATTTATATCAAGAGGGCCATTTTCTATCCAAAGACGGGCATATCCGGGCCTTTGATGAACAAGCCTCGGGCATTCTGTTCGGGAACGGGACCGGCGCCGTTGTGCTGAAGCCTTTGGAAAATGCGCTTGCGGATAAGGATCACATCTGGGCGGTCATCAAGGGCAGCGCGGTCAACAACGACGGGAACCGTAAAGCGGGTTATATGGCACCCAGTGTAGAGGGCCAGCGGGAAGTCATTGAGAGCGCACTGCAAGTTTCTGAAGTCGGGCCGGACAGCATTTCTTACATCGAGACGCATGGCACCGGAACTCAGCTTGGGGATACCATTGAATTTACTGCGCTTCAGAAAGTTTTTCACACCAGGCAGTCCCCTTGCATATTGGGTTCCGTCAAGAACAATATTGGCCATCTGGATGCAGCTTCCGGGGTTGCGGGATTCATGAAAGCTGTGCTGGCGCTGAAGCACCGGCAGATTCCGCCAATGGTTAACTTTGCGAAAAGTAATCCGCTTCTGGAAATGGAAAAATATCCGTTTGCGATCAATACCAAACTGCTGGATTGGCCGTTGTCCCCCTATCCATTGCGGGCGGGAGTCAGTTCATTCGGTGTGGGGGGATGA
- a CDS encoding type I polyketide synthase has protein sequence MLDDDAMQSKIAIIGLACRVPGADTPAAFWHQIVNGVESIRTFKDEELTASGISADILNHPQYVKRGAVIENADCFDAGFFRYTAKDAEITDPQHRAFLECAWEALEDAGCVQDLEKYPVGVYASSCISSYVLNLYSDPELMGRLGHVQIGIGNEKDFLASKVSYKLGLRGPSVNVQTACSSSLVAVHMASQSLLNGECDLALAGGVTIRSEQRAGYMYQKEGMVSPDGHCRVFDKDSKGTVFGNGLGIVVLKRLADAVRDRDNIQAVICGTAVNNDGDHKIGFTAPSPVGQAQVIHEALSVAGVAPREISYIETHGTGTELGDAIEIKALKEVYQAETGPAQFCAIGSVKPNIGHLDTAAGIIGLIKTTLAMKNQVIPVCINHETPDPKLSLEDSPFYVNTASRPWKEVSAAPKAGVSSFGIGGTNAHIILEEAPSIASDASAKQNHVFLFSAKTLKSLEDTCRNMADFFGNHSTLHPADVAYTLQTGRKHFPYRKMVVSSSLEEAAKWLRTGSSQAECKGREEVPVAFFFPAEQRDMLRVGYELYQRETRFASIIETYFSDERILHTLAGLDLQQILAASRHGNQERLYTELGQFIYQCALADYLVTLGIRKEVLIAEGNGVFPAVYVSGSLSMNDLIRIILIRQTWLNAAGEQQSLLEIELASLLKILPIQTPEAEMIADGIRVSTEMLRHKEFWLSCGPASDWPQAPSLPEQDRLLIKLGMESGTDGALKGMGAVSLLRQQAPDEPADFIFYSKLGEIWMDGGTVDWQPFYFQESRKRVTLPAYAFDRQRYWHERKEQVPQTVPRKKTPEQWLYRPVWKQYYASPDSRLEDRGPDTFLLFIDDSGLGKGYKKP, from the coding sequence TTGTTGGATGATGACGCGATGCAGTCAAAAATTGCAATCATAGGCCTGGCCTGCCGTGTTCCCGGAGCCGATACTCCCGCAGCCTTTTGGCATCAGATTGTAAACGGGGTTGAATCCATCAGGACCTTCAAGGATGAGGAACTGACCGCAAGCGGCATTTCAGCGGATATTCTGAACCATCCCCAGTATGTGAAGCGGGGCGCGGTTATCGAGAATGCCGACTGCTTTGATGCCGGCTTCTTCCGCTACACGGCAAAGGATGCGGAAATTACCGATCCCCAACACCGGGCGTTTCTGGAGTGTGCCTGGGAGGCACTGGAGGATGCCGGATGTGTGCAGGACCTGGAAAAATATCCGGTGGGGGTATATGCCAGTTCATGTATCAGCTCCTACGTGCTGAATCTGTATTCCGATCCCGAATTGATGGGCAGACTTGGGCATGTGCAGATTGGAATCGGCAATGAAAAAGACTTCTTAGCGTCAAAAGTCTCGTATAAGCTGGGACTCCGCGGCCCTTCCGTCAATGTCCAAACCGCCTGCTCGTCCTCTTTGGTAGCGGTCCATATGGCCAGTCAAAGCCTGCTGAACGGGGAGTGTGATCTCGCCTTGGCCGGCGGGGTCACCATCCGGAGCGAGCAAAGGGCCGGTTACATGTATCAAAAGGAAGGCATGGTTTCGCCGGATGGGCATTGCCGTGTGTTTGATAAGGATTCCAAGGGGACTGTATTCGGGAATGGCCTCGGAATCGTTGTGTTAAAGCGGCTGGCGGACGCAGTCCGGGACCGGGATAACATTCAGGCTGTAATCTGCGGCACGGCCGTCAACAACGATGGTGATCATAAGATTGGTTTTACTGCGCCAAGTCCGGTGGGACAGGCTCAAGTGATTCATGAGGCACTCAGTGTTGCCGGCGTTGCTCCCCGGGAGATCAGCTACATTGAAACCCACGGGACCGGGACGGAACTGGGGGATGCCATTGAAATCAAGGCGCTTAAGGAAGTATATCAGGCCGAAACGGGCCCGGCGCAGTTTTGCGCGATTGGTTCAGTCAAACCGAATATAGGCCATCTCGATACGGCTGCAGGCATCATCGGGCTGATAAAAACTACGCTGGCTATGAAGAATCAGGTGATCCCTGTATGCATCAACCATGAAACGCCCGATCCGAAGCTCTCCCTGGAGGATAGCCCTTTTTATGTGAATACAGCATCGCGGCCCTGGAAAGAGGTAAGTGCTGCACCCAAGGCAGGAGTAAGCTCTTTTGGCATTGGAGGAACCAATGCCCATATTATTCTTGAAGAGGCGCCTTCCATAGCTTCAGATGCTTCCGCCAAACAGAATCATGTCTTTTTGTTTTCGGCCAAAACGCTGAAGTCTTTGGAGGATACCTGCAGAAACATGGCTGATTTTTTCGGCAATCACTCCACCCTTCATCCTGCCGATGTTGCTTATACGCTGCAAACCGGCCGCAAGCATTTTCCTTACCGCAAAATGGTAGTCAGTTCCTCGCTCGAAGAGGCGGCGAAATGGCTCAGGACCGGATCAAGCCAAGCGGAATGCAAGGGGAGGGAAGAGGTGCCCGTAGCCTTTTTCTTTCCGGCAGAGCAGCGGGATATGTTAAGGGTTGGTTATGAATTATATCAAAGAGAAACACGTTTTGCGTCTATTATAGAAACGTATTTTAGTGATGAGCGTATCCTCCACACGCTGGCCGGGCTGGATTTGCAGCAAATCCTGGCGGCTTCCCGCCATGGAAACCAGGAACGCCTGTATACGGAGCTGGGCCAGTTTATCTATCAATGTGCGCTTGCCGATTATCTGGTTACATTGGGCATCCGGAAGGAAGTGCTTATCGCAGAGGGAAATGGGGTGTTCCCGGCGGTATATGTCTCCGGATCACTCAGCATGAATGACCTGATCCGAATTATCCTTATCAGGCAGACATGGCTTAATGCAGCAGGAGAGCAACAATCCCTGCTTGAAATAGAGCTGGCTTCTTTGCTGAAGATCCTGCCCATCCAGACTCCGGAAGCGGAAATGATCGCCGATGGAATTCGGGTAAGCACAGAAATGCTCCGCCACAAGGAATTTTGGCTGTCCTGCGGACCAGCCTCCGATTGGCCTCAAGCGCCCAGTCTGCCGGAGCAAGACCGGCTGCTTATTAAGCTAGGCATGGAAAGCGGAACAGACGGGGCATTGAAGGGTATGGGCGCCGTTTCTTTACTGCGTCAACAAGCTCCCGATGAACCGGCTGATTTTATCTTTTATAGTAAATTAGGAGAAATATGGATGGATGGCGGAACAGTAGACTGGCAGCCGTTCTATTTCCAAGAGAGCAGAAAGCGCGTCACACTCCCTGCTTATGCTTTTGACAGGCAGCGGTATTGGCATGAAAGGAAAGAACAAGTCCCTCAAACCGTTCCGCGAAAAAAAACGCCTGAACAGTGGTTGTACCGTCCGGTCTGGAAACAGTATTATGCCTCACCGGACTCCAGGCTGGAGGATAGAGGGCCGGACACATTCCTGTTGTTTATAGATGACAGCGGATTGGGGAAGGGATACAAGAAGCCCTGA
- a CDS encoding beta-ketoacyl reductase, protein MTAKGNRVCTVKMGAGFGRIHRDQYEIDPDNAEHYLQLFRQVFQTAQPVWKIVHMWSSREYMPDSGGFYSLLHMGKSFGMIGIHQQIQLTVVTSAFQSIMGNEVLTPSNAAATGAVHVIQQELQNVRTALIEMAGEDTGKYDQAALELLLEEFIKPGPERFLAVRGRRKWVRAFEPMQMDHPADLKQKRDGVHVILGGLGGIGLTAAQALAEQGAGTLILTGRTSFPPEAEWQERLALYPGNDIINQKIRKIIELQELGAQVFLYQVQVSDEKRMNGLFTSIEHTHGKIQGVIYSAGTVVSDFFHNSISGITREMCEAEFEAKIRGLIILERIIRGKEIEYCMVNSSISTILGGIGLAAYTAANQFMDSFVQMMNQQQNRTRWMAVDWDAWNFSASDKAGGTAANERLDQFIHPAEGGAVIKALFQVMNKTEHIVVSTTELEPRLALWVNQSRNNEPGSQRESHKELSIEQLLQERIREATGLSGMGADENFFDAGITSIDIVGMNDSIQQHINRPILISSWYEYPTIRKLAGYLQGEEKEARSTQAFDRTEIVNKGMDKLKMLRNKGRELQNG, encoded by the coding sequence CTGACAGCAAAAGGGAACAGAGTGTGTACGGTGAAGATGGGGGCCGGTTTTGGCCGGATTCACCGGGATCAATACGAAATTGATCCGGACAATGCAGAGCACTACCTCCAGCTGTTCCGGCAGGTATTTCAGACGGCCCAGCCCGTATGGAAAATCGTTCATATGTGGAGCAGCCGGGAATACATGCCGGACTCCGGCGGTTTTTACAGCCTGCTGCATATGGGCAAGTCCTTTGGTATGATCGGGATTCACCAGCAGATCCAACTGACGGTCGTGACTTCCGCATTTCAATCCATTATGGGGAATGAAGTCCTGACCCCGTCAAATGCAGCGGCAACCGGTGCAGTACATGTGATTCAGCAGGAATTACAAAATGTTCGCACAGCATTAATAGAGATGGCCGGGGAAGATACCGGCAAGTATGATCAAGCTGCCTTGGAGCTTCTGCTTGAAGAGTTCATCAAGCCCGGCCCGGAAAGATTTTTGGCGGTTCGGGGCAGACGGAAATGGGTTCGCGCTTTTGAGCCCATGCAGATGGATCATCCGGCAGATTTGAAGCAGAAGCGGGATGGGGTACATGTGATTCTTGGAGGATTAGGCGGTATTGGCCTGACTGCGGCACAGGCTTTGGCCGAACAAGGTGCGGGAACCCTTATCCTGACGGGAAGAACCAGCTTCCCTCCAGAAGCGGAGTGGCAAGAACGGCTTGCCCTGTATCCCGGGAACGACATCATCAATCAAAAAATCCGCAAAATAATAGAACTTCAGGAACTGGGAGCCCAGGTATTTCTTTATCAAGTGCAGGTAAGCGATGAGAAGCGGATGAACGGGCTGTTTACAAGCATAGAACATACACACGGTAAAATACAGGGAGTCATCTATTCAGCAGGTACGGTAGTAAGCGATTTCTTCCACAACTCTATATCGGGCATTACCCGGGAAATGTGCGAAGCTGAGTTTGAGGCGAAGATAAGGGGACTTATCATTCTGGAGCGGATAATCCGCGGGAAAGAAATAGAATACTGCATGGTCAATTCATCGATTTCCACGATTCTCGGCGGAATCGGTTTAGCCGCCTATACGGCTGCCAACCAATTCATGGATAGCTTTGTTCAGATGATGAACCAGCAGCAGAACCGGACCAGGTGGATGGCTGTGGATTGGGATGCATGGAACTTTTCAGCTTCTGACAAGGCGGGCGGCACAGCCGCCAATGAACGCTTGGATCAGTTTATTCATCCGGCGGAAGGCGGAGCGGTTATAAAAGCCCTGTTCCAGGTTATGAACAAGACGGAACATATTGTGGTTTCGACTACGGAGCTTGAGCCCAGGCTCGCTTTGTGGGTGAACCAATCGCGGAATAATGAACCGGGCAGCCAACGGGAAAGCCACAAGGAGCTGTCCATCGAACAGCTGCTGCAAGAGAGGATCAGGGAAGCAACAGGCCTTTCCGGCATGGGTGCAGACGAGAACTTTTTTGATGCAGGGATTACCTCTATCGACATTGTAGGCATGAATGACTCCATCCAGCAGCATATCAACAGACCCATTCTGATTTCCTCCTGGTATGAATATCCGACGATCAGGAAACTGGCGGGTTATTTGCAGGGCGAAGAAAAGGAAGCGCGCAGTACTCAGGCGTTTGACCGCACCGAAATCGTCAATAAAGGGATGGATAAACTAAAAATGCTGCGGAACAAAGGAAGGGAGCTGCAAAATGGCTGA
- a CDS encoding acyltransferase domain-containing protein, with the protein MNAHLILEQAPLPVEEPEEDLQPQLILLSAQSMESLENMTENLAHHVEEHPDIRIRDVAYTLQAGRKPFEFRKQIICRDRKQLIEGLRKKDARQPQVHRVGEAPEQIVFMFPGQGAQYVNMGRELYHNEPIFRTYLDQCFAILRVHSETDYRAILFPSEEEAEQAREFMARLDHSLVILFIFGYALAGLLMEWGIKPDVVIGYSLGEYIAGTVSGLFTLEQAIPLVLKRGRLFQQLPDGIMLSIPLPPDKVLPLLGDSLEIAIDNQVSCVVGGPAHSVLELEEKLKQSKCVCTPLPMSKVIHTSRVESILDEYRAALQPVQYQPMKLRLMSSVTGDWAGPEELATSQYWIDQLQEKVSFVKAVQHLADKRTLFIEIGPGHDLSALVKRTFGQGPNVQVLNLIPIGTSKVSEQHHLYDRIGKLWQYGYSADWNTFNPQGRRIPLPTYAFMRKKFWLEEPSFPGRAGSQPYRMNRKNIEEWYYVPSWKRLTPVSQAAPSQAKSERRRLIFGDHSSAGQKFTDKWKTVSEGSITVYKGEQRAKWSADELVINPARDEDYEWLFQELHAGSFIPDEMIHLWSLSFDQKEAHALVPDAGLDDGYYSLLAIAKACGQQLGEHPLELRVITNGVCEVMGGDGAFPHKATMLGPVKVIPLEYPSVRCSLLDMELLPDDSRLDNTIDSLVSQLAAAKWESVAAYRNNSFWVPTCNAVTLDTRHAMKIQPHGKYLITGGLGGIGLAVAGFLAQQAQVELILVGRTPFPPKEEWAEWSAPILQKRSIS; encoded by the coding sequence ATGAATGCACATCTAATACTGGAGCAAGCTCCCCTGCCCGTGGAGGAACCGGAAGAGGATTTACAGCCGCAGCTGATCCTGCTGTCCGCGCAGAGCATGGAATCTTTGGAGAACATGACAGAGAATCTGGCGCACCATGTGGAAGAGCATCCGGACATCCGTATCCGGGATGTGGCCTATACCTTGCAGGCAGGCAGAAAACCTTTCGAATTCCGCAAGCAGATCATCTGCCGGGACAGGAAACAACTGATCGAAGGGTTACGCAAGAAGGATGCCAGGCAGCCGCAGGTGCACCGTGTGGGAGAAGCGCCTGAACAAATTGTGTTCATGTTCCCGGGGCAGGGCGCCCAATATGTCAATATGGGCAGGGAGCTTTATCACAACGAGCCGATATTCCGCACATATCTGGATCAGTGCTTCGCGATCCTGCGGGTCCATTCGGAAACTGACTATCGGGCTATCCTGTTTCCAAGCGAAGAAGAGGCAGAGCAGGCGCGGGAATTCATGGCCCGGCTGGACCATAGCCTGGTCATCCTCTTTATTTTCGGATACGCGTTGGCAGGCCTGCTCATGGAATGGGGAATCAAGCCGGATGTTGTGATTGGATACAGTCTCGGAGAATATATTGCTGGTACGGTTTCCGGGTTGTTCACCCTGGAGCAGGCTATTCCTTTGGTTCTCAAACGGGGCCGGCTCTTTCAGCAGCTGCCGGATGGAATTATGCTCAGTATTCCGCTCCCGCCCGATAAGGTTCTGCCGCTGTTAGGCGATTCTCTTGAAATTGCCATTGATAATCAGGTATCGTGCGTGGTGGGCGGTCCCGCACATTCGGTGCTTGAGCTGGAAGAGAAGCTGAAGCAGAGCAAATGTGTCTGCACACCGCTCCCTATGTCCAAGGTGATTCATACGTCGAGAGTAGAATCCATCCTGGATGAATACCGGGCAGCTTTACAGCCGGTGCAGTACCAGCCGATGAAGCTGCGGTTGATGTCCAGTGTGACCGGAGACTGGGCCGGGCCGGAAGAACTTGCTACGAGCCAGTATTGGATCGATCAGTTGCAGGAAAAGGTTTCCTTTGTGAAAGCGGTCCAACATTTGGCTGATAAACGCACCCTTTTTATTGAGATTGGCCCGGGGCATGATCTAAGCGCCTTGGTCAAACGAACGTTTGGTCAAGGTCCCAATGTGCAGGTGCTCAACCTCATTCCGATTGGCACCAGCAAGGTTTCCGAGCAGCATCATTTGTATGACCGGATCGGCAAGCTGTGGCAATATGGCTATTCCGCAGATTGGAACACATTCAACCCGCAGGGCAGACGCATACCGCTGCCCACATATGCGTTCATGCGGAAGAAATTCTGGCTGGAGGAGCCCTCTTTTCCAGGCCGGGCAGGCAGTCAGCCCTATCGCATGAACCGGAAAAACATAGAGGAGTGGTACTATGTGCCCTCCTGGAAACGGCTCACACCGGTCAGTCAAGCCGCCCCGTCTCAAGCCAAGTCTGAGAGGCGCAGGCTTATTTTTGGTGACCACAGTTCCGCAGGTCAAAAGTTTACCGATAAGTGGAAAACAGTCAGCGAAGGAAGCATTACGGTTTATAAGGGTGAGCAGCGTGCCAAATGGAGTGCGGACGAGCTTGTGATCAATCCCGCCCGGGATGAGGATTACGAATGGCTGTTTCAGGAGCTGCATGCCGGTTCGTTTATCCCGGATGAAATGATTCATTTATGGAGTTTATCGTTTGATCAGAAGGAAGCTCATGCTCTTGTCCCGGATGCGGGTCTGGACGATGGCTACTATAGCCTGCTTGCGATTGCCAAAGCGTGCGGACAGCAGCTCGGCGAGCATCCGCTTGAATTGAGAGTTATTACCAACGGTGTCTGTGAAGTGATGGGGGGTGACGGTGCATTTCCGCATAAGGCAACAATGCTGGGACCTGTGAAAGTCATTCCGCTTGAGTATCCATCGGTACGCTGCAGCTTATTGGACATGGAGCTGCTGCCGGACGACTCCCGTTTGGACAATACGATCGATTCGTTAGTCTCTCAGCTTGCTGCGGCAAAGTGGGAGAGCGTTGCGGCTTATAGAAATAATAGCTTTTGGGTGCCAACCTGTAATGCGGTCACATTGGATACCCGTCATGCGATGAAGATACAGCCGCACGGAAAGTACCTGATTACAGGCGGGCTTGGCGGTATTGGTCTTGCTGTTGCCGGATTTTTGGCACAGCAAGCCCAGGTGGAATTGATTTTAGTAGGCCGAACGCCATTTCCTCCAAAAGAAGAGTGGGCAGAATGGAGCGCCCCCATTTTGCAGAAGAGATCCATAAGCTAA